In Pan troglodytes isolate AG18354 chromosome 20, NHGRI_mPanTro3-v2.0_pri, whole genome shotgun sequence, the genomic window TTGccgtgtgactctgggcaagtgtCTTGaagccctctctgagcctcagatgcCTCTTCTGTGAAATAGACCAGAGCTGGGGCTTACCAAGTGTGAATTACACACCAAACACTTGGCTTATGCATTTCGTTTCTGGCTTTATAAGATAGGTTGTGTTCCTGGCTCTATTTAACAGATAGTTCCTGGATTGTTAAAAAGAAACCAAGCCCTGCCCAAAGTCCTCCCTCAGCTGGGGGTGGTTTGGAAGCTCCACAGCGACTGTGGTTTGCACAAAGTGACTCATCCATGTCACTTTCCTCTACACCGACAGGCACCTCAAGCGGGGGCTCGGGAAAAGGTTGCCCGATCCTGGTACTGTAACCGTGGCCTAGTCTCTCTTTCGGCCAAGATCGACCGCAAGGGCTACACCCCAGGTAGCAGGCGGACCGGACTGGGTTGGGGCGGGGGCTGGTGTTGGGGCGcaggaggggaaactgaggccccactGCTCCTTGTTGCAGGAGAGGTCATCCCTGTCTTTGCCGAGATCGACAACGGCTCCACACGTCCTGTGCTGCCTCGGGCAGCCGTGGTGCAGACACAGACGTTCATGGCCCGAGGCGCCCGAAAGCAGAAACGGGCAGTGGTGGCCAGCCTCGCGGGCGAGCCGGTGGGCCCTGGGCAGCGGGCGCTGTGGCAGGGCCGGGCACTGCGGATCCCCCCAGTGGGTCCTTCCATCCTGCACTGCCGCGTTCTACACGTGGACTACGCACTCAAGGTAGGGCATCCTGCTGGCCCTGGGGGAAGCTgaggcctcagtctccccaggcataggagggaggtgggggctggggaggctgcCTGGGCACCCTCCCTTATGGTTCCTTCCTCCAGGTCTGTGTGGATATCCCAGGAACGTCCAAGCTGCTGCTGGAGCTGCCACTGGTGATCGGCACCATTCCCTTGCACCCTTTTGGCAGCCGTTCCTCCAGCGTGGGCAGCCACGCCAGCTTCCTGCTGGACTGGAGGCTGGGGGCCTTGCCGGAGCGGCCTGAGGGTAAGCTCCCGCCCTGCTTGCATGCAGAGGGTGGGTGGATACATGGAGAGGTGGATGCCGGGTCAACTCTCTCACCACGAGTCCCCCGGAATCCCAACCAAAGGACATACAGCCTGGCAGCCCCAGAGCTGGCACAAGCCAGCTCCTGGCCCCTGGTCCCTTGCAGCAGGGCTCTCTCCTGCCAACCTCACCCATCCTGTCTCTCACTTCCAGCTCCTCCTGAGTACTCGGAGGTCGTAGCCGACACCGAGGAGGCCGCCTTGGGGCAGAGCCCCTTCCCGCTTCCGCAGGACCCCGACATGAGCCTTGAAGGCCCGTTCTTCGCCTACATCCAAGAGTTCCGCTACCGCCCGCCACCCCTGTACTCTGAGGTGAGCTCAGGGGTCTGAGAACCACCCATGCCTCTCTGGGCCCTGGGAGCCTTGATGGGGTGGCAGACATAGtagatgggttttttttgtttttttgtttttttagacagggtcttgctctgtcacccaggctggagtgcagtggcataatcatagctcactgcagcctcgacctcccgagctcaagcaatcctttcgcctcagcctcttgagtagctgggactacaggcacacgccaccacatcctgctaatttttgtgttttgttttgttttgctttgctttttgagatggagtttcagtcttgtcacccaggctggagtgcaatggtgcgatctcagctcacttcaacc contains:
- the ARRDC2 gene encoding arrestin domain-containing protein 2 isoform X2; this encodes MRSGGVRSFALELARGPGGAYRGGERLCGRVLLEAAAPLRVRALEVKARGGAATHWLEGRSVGVNAVSSDYAAAETYLRRRQLLLRDTGETTTLPPGRHEFLFSFQLPPTLVTSFEGKHGSVRYCIKATLHRPWVPARRARKVFTVIEPVDINTPALLAPQAGAREKVARSWYCNRGLVSLSAKIDRKGYTPGEVIPVFAEIDNGSTRPVLPRAAVVQTQTFMARGARKQKRAVVASLAGEPVGPGQRALWQGRALRIPPVGPSILHCRVLHVDYALKVCVDIPGTSKLLLELPLVIGTIPLHPFGSRSSSVGSHASFLLDWRLGALPERPEAPPEYSEVVADTEEAALGQSPFPLPQDPDMSLEGPFFAYIQEFRYRPPPLYSEEDPNPPLRDMRPRCMTC
- the ARRDC2 gene encoding arrestin domain-containing protein 2 isoform X1, with product MLFDKVKAFSVQLDGATAGVEPVFSGGQAVAGRVLLELASAARVGALRLRARGRAHVHWTESRSAGSSTAYTQSYSERVEVVSHRATLLAPDTGETTTLPPGRHEFLFSFQLPPTLVTSFEGKHGSVRYCIKATLHRPWVPARRARKVFTVIEPVDINTPALLAPQAGAREKVARSWYCNRGLVSLSAKIDRKGYTPGEVIPVFAEIDNGSTRPVLPRAAVVQTQTFMARGARKQKRAVVASLAGEPVGPGQRALWQGRALRIPPVGPSILHCRVLHVDYALKVCVDIPGTSKLLLELPLVIGTIPLHPFGSRSSSVGSHASFLLDWRLGALPERPEAPPEYSEVVADTEEAALGQSPFPLPQDPDMSLEGPFFAYIQEFRYRPPPLYSEEDPNPPLRDMRPRCMTC